One Echinicola strongylocentroti DNA window includes the following coding sequences:
- the lptC gene encoding LPS export ABC transporter periplasmic protein LptC, producing the protein MIRNLFVVFVMAWAGFSCRESVDLSQLEDYNGPMRITTDMEVFRSDSAVVRIKLNAGKQLVFNDQDMEFPDGIQIHFFDKEGKLTSTIRADKAYYDNKTKLYRGVGDVRVHNIEKGEKLNTEELFWNERKETIFTEKFFTIEKADGTLLKGTGLESDQSFSKYTFYSVKDTRLPLQGEEN; encoded by the coding sequence ATGATTAGGAATCTTTTCGTTGTGTTTGTGATGGCTTGGGCAGGATTTTCCTGTCGGGAAAGCGTGGATCTTAGCCAACTGGAAGATTATAATGGACCAATGAGGATCACCACTGATATGGAGGTGTTCAGGAGTGATTCTGCTGTCGTGCGGATAAAACTCAATGCAGGAAAGCAGTTGGTCTTTAATGACCAGGACATGGAGTTCCCGGATGGAATCCAGATTCATTTTTTTGATAAAGAAGGGAAACTGACTTCTACTATTCGGGCAGATAAAGCATATTATGACAATAAAACCAAGCTGTATCGAGGAGTAGGGGATGTCCGTGTCCACAATATAGAAAAAGGGGAAAAACTCAATACCGAAGAGCTGTTTTGGAATGAGCGAAAGGAGACTATTTTTACGGAAAAGTTTTTTACCATTGAAAAGGCCGATGGTACTTTGCTTAAAGGTACTGGATTAGAATCAGATCAGTCGTTTAGTAAATATACTTTCTATAGTGTGAAGGACACTAGGCTGCCATTACAGGGAGAGGAGAATTAA
- a CDS encoding tetratricopeptide repeat protein, translated as MKGKFALLGLLSFVLVGMAQAQEGWNWPSDPQMEAKAREYNAAYNDYMKADQFIQATKPLHWLLVNAPDLNEAIYINGVTVYDGASKETSDEAQKEVYQDSVMTVYELRGEKYDNTANWIENQAYYAYNYYRGDKEKVGIAADYFAKDIELNGEINTAGLVPAYFDLVYRNYAYNQAYTDQEVLEIYDGLYARLDKAEAEGADVSGQKSTLDKILVNMEIIDCDFIQNKLAPQMEANPDDIALAKRVFQYSVQYKCTSSEAFTKALEIVDNDSPTFSTSQVRGMRAMQSKDYSTAEEMFTKALDLADNDSQRAEVYYDLAKAQAQQGKKSTARQSALKVLEFDSEKTADVWNFIGSLYMGSSNDCRGGQSRVKDYSVFIAAYEAFAKAGNNSGMANAKARFPSKEELFTEGYQEGQSINTGCWVGQSVTLRTRD; from the coding sequence ATGAAAGGTAAATTTGCATTATTAGGGTTATTGTCTTTTGTATTGGTGGGTATGGCACAGGCCCAAGAAGGTTGGAACTGGCCATCTGACCCCCAAATGGAAGCAAAAGCTAGGGAGTATAACGCTGCCTACAACGATTACATGAAAGCTGATCAGTTCATTCAGGCGACCAAGCCGCTCCACTGGCTATTGGTCAACGCTCCTGATCTGAACGAAGCCATTTATATCAATGGGGTTACCGTATACGATGGCGCATCAAAAGAAACATCTGATGAAGCCCAAAAGGAAGTATATCAGGATTCCGTAATGACGGTATATGAACTAAGGGGCGAGAAGTACGATAACACAGCCAACTGGATCGAAAACCAAGCATATTATGCCTATAACTACTATAGAGGTGACAAAGAAAAAGTAGGGATAGCTGCTGATTATTTTGCCAAGGATATTGAGCTGAACGGCGAAATCAACACGGCCGGATTGGTACCTGCGTACTTCGACTTGGTGTATAGAAATTATGCTTATAACCAAGCGTATACCGACCAAGAAGTGTTGGAGATCTATGACGGTCTCTATGCCAGATTGGATAAGGCAGAAGCGGAAGGCGCTGATGTCTCAGGACAAAAATCAACTTTGGACAAGATCCTTGTAAACATGGAAATTATCGATTGTGATTTTATCCAAAACAAACTTGCTCCGCAAATGGAAGCTAATCCTGACGATATTGCCTTGGCAAAGCGAGTATTCCAATACTCTGTACAATACAAGTGTACTTCTTCAGAAGCATTTACCAAAGCATTGGAAATTGTTGATAACGATAGTCCGACATTCTCTACTTCCCAAGTAAGGGGTATGCGAGCCATGCAAAGTAAAGATTATAGCACTGCAGAGGAAATGTTTACAAAGGCGCTGGATCTTGCTGATAACGACTCGCAGCGTGCAGAGGTGTATTACGACCTTGCCAAAGCCCAAGCGCAGCAAGGTAAAAAGTCTACTGCCCGTCAATCAGCTTTAAAGGTTCTCGAATTTGATAGCGAGAAGACGGCTGATGTATGGAACTTCATCGGTAGTCTGTACATGGGTTCTTCAAATGATTGTAGAGGCGGTCAGAGCCGTGTGAAAGATTATTCTGTATTTATCGCAGCTTATGAAGCATTTGCCAAAGCAGGAAACAATTCAGGAATGGCCAATGCAAAAGCAAGATTCCCATCTAAAGAGGAACTGTTTACAGAAGGTTATCAAGAAGGACAGTCCATCAACACTGGATGTTGGGTAGGTCAGTCAGTGACCTTAAGAACCAGAGATTAA
- a CDS encoding type III pantothenate kinase, which yields MKNLVIDIGNTRIKAALFDGEKLVEDVVEEYLDELLVSIEGWGIDQVLVSSVRWAKKELEVMLPFSFLFLDRSTPMPVANGYETPHTLGLDRIAAAIGAHTMAEGCSVLSIDLGTCITYDFIDGQPCYWGGAISPGVQMRFQAMHAQTARLPLVIHDPERSFPILTGKSTQEGMESGVYHGIRFELEGAISEYRRQYEDLKVFICGGDAKFFESLTKDYIFVIPNLVLHGLNRILNYNVNTN from the coding sequence TTGAAAAATTTGGTCATCGATATCGGTAATACGCGAATCAAGGCAGCGCTGTTTGACGGCGAGAAGCTTGTGGAGGATGTCGTGGAAGAGTATTTGGACGAGCTGTTGGTCAGCATAGAGGGATGGGGAATCGACCAAGTGCTGGTGAGCTCAGTGAGATGGGCGAAAAAAGAACTTGAGGTGATGCTTCCATTTTCATTTCTATTTCTGGACCGAAGCACCCCCATGCCTGTAGCCAATGGCTATGAGACCCCGCACACGCTGGGGCTGGACAGGATAGCTGCGGCAATTGGTGCGCACACCATGGCTGAAGGCTGTTCCGTCCTGAGCATAGACTTGGGTACTTGCATCACGTACGATTTTATAGACGGTCAGCCCTGCTATTGGGGTGGTGCGATCTCTCCAGGCGTCCAAATGAGATTTCAGGCCATGCATGCGCAAACGGCGCGTCTTCCCTTAGTGATCCATGATCCGGAACGCTCATTCCCGATTCTCACGGGCAAAAGCACCCAAGAAGGAATGGAAAGCGGTGTTTATCATGGAATCCGCTTTGAGCTGGAAGGAGCTATAAGCGAATACCGCAGGCAATACGAAGATTTAAAGGTGTTTATTTGCGGTGGCGATGCGAAATTCTTTGAAAGCTTAACAAAAGACTACATATTTGTAATCCCCAATTTGGTCCTGCATGGATTGAATAGAATATTAAATTACAATGTCAATACAAACTAG
- a CDS encoding anhydro-N-acetylmuramic acid kinase: MKSSDTYKAIGLMSGTSGDGLDIAHCTFRRTATWSFVIDKASTVPFPVDLGRRLGGSHLLSGEELALLDVDFGSWMGKCVRQFCQENKLTPDLVASHGHTVFHQPHKGMTLQIGSGWTLSQESNCTVINDFRSLDVSLGGQGAPLAPVGDHFLFPAYDFCLNLGGISNVSMMHNGKRAAFDVSPFNLLLNELARKKGLPYDRGGKMASAGTVNTTFLNQLNSVGFYQKEGAKSLGREEMESVFLPLLNQQEDTIENLLATLITHYTEQISKVIHHHPTIQTNKLLVTGGGAYNDYFIKQLQQRLGTMTEVVVPAPSIVEFKEAVIFAFLGVLKMNNEINTFGSVTGANRDSSGGVLYKPQGPAF; this comes from the coding sequence ATGAAATCTTCTGACACTTATAAGGCAATCGGATTGATGTCTGGCACATCTGGTGATGGACTGGATATTGCCCATTGCACTTTTCGGCGGACCGCTACCTGGAGCTTTGTTATAGACAAGGCATCCACGGTGCCATTTCCCGTTGATCTGGGCAGACGGTTAGGTGGCTCACACCTGCTGTCCGGCGAGGAGCTTGCTTTGCTGGACGTAGATTTTGGCTCGTGGATGGGGAAATGCGTAAGGCAATTCTGCCAAGAAAACAAACTGACACCAGATTTGGTAGCCTCCCATGGCCACACCGTTTTTCACCAGCCCCATAAGGGAATGACCTTACAGATAGGTTCGGGCTGGACGTTGTCACAAGAAAGCAACTGTACCGTCATCAATGATTTCAGAAGTTTGGATGTTTCCTTGGGAGGACAAGGAGCCCCTTTAGCCCCCGTCGGCGACCATTTCCTATTTCCCGCGTATGATTTTTGCCTTAACCTCGGAGGGATCTCCAACGTCTCCATGATGCATAATGGTAAAAGGGCGGCATTTGACGTATCTCCTTTTAACCTGCTACTGAATGAGCTTGCCCGCAAAAAAGGTTTACCTTATGACCGAGGGGGTAAAATGGCTTCTGCTGGCACAGTCAATACCACTTTTTTGAACCAACTTAATTCGGTCGGCTTTTACCAAAAAGAAGGGGCCAAGTCACTAGGGAGAGAAGAAATGGAAAGTGTATTCCTTCCATTGTTGAACCAGCAGGAGGACACTATCGAAAACTTACTGGCCACCTTAATAACACACTATACTGAGCAAATCTCCAAAGTCATCCACCACCATCCCACCATCCAGACCAACAAGCTTTTGGTGACTGGAGGAGGGGCTTATAATGATTACTTCATCAAGCAACTACAGCAACGTCTGGGCACTATGACAGAAGTAGTGGTACCGGCTCCCTCCATTGTCGAATTTAAGGAAGCTGTGATCTTTGCCTTTCTTGGGGTCCTAAAAATGAACAATGAAATCAACACATTCGGGTCGGTGACAGGCGCTAATCGGGACAGCAGCGGGGGAGTACTCTATAAACCGCAAGGCCCCGCCTTTTAG
- a CDS encoding sodium:proton antiporter: protein MKNVIIAFGIILGTVFFTGSASVMAQDNHQTTQVSTQQEEHGEDQGHQSDTEHGDAHGEDEAGHAHAPVWLVIPFVVLLLMIATGPLFYENFWHHNYPKVAVVLAALVVLYYIFAMHNTHAPVHALAEYLQFIALLASLYIASGGIMISIDKQSTPLANVTLLLIGSVIANFIGTTGASMLLIRPFIRLNKNNIKAYHIIFFIFMVSNVGGSLTPIGDPPLFLGFLKGVPFFWTLQHNWPAWIIALVILATAFYFIDKKLGRAANDEEIEETPSYTNKISLIGSRNFLWLLVVIISVFLDPNVLDWVPAIVYDGTKFSFIRETIMFSVAFFSYKFADKRAIKGNEFNFEPIREVAFIFIGIFGTMMPALELVGNFAKSPAGAELITHNSLYWGTGLLSGFLDNAPTYLNFLAAAMASRGATISNVDMVRQFAMDGYHDSAFQLMAISIASVFFGAMTYIGNGPNFMVKSIAEQSGIKMPSFFGYIIRFSIPILLPVLIITWLIFFAFV from the coding sequence ATGAAGAATGTTATAATTGCTTTTGGGATTATCTTGGGAACGGTATTCTTTACCGGCTCAGCCAGTGTCATGGCCCAGGATAACCACCAAACTACCCAAGTATCAACGCAACAGGAGGAACACGGAGAAGATCAAGGCCATCAATCTGACACTGAGCATGGTGATGCCCATGGAGAGGATGAAGCAGGTCATGCTCATGCACCTGTTTGGTTAGTCATTCCTTTTGTAGTCCTGCTATTGATGATCGCCACAGGCCCGTTGTTCTATGAGAATTTTTGGCACCACAACTACCCCAAAGTCGCTGTTGTATTGGCTGCCCTGGTGGTCCTGTATTATATCTTTGCGATGCACAATACCCACGCACCGGTACATGCGCTCGCAGAATACCTTCAGTTCATTGCTTTGCTGGCCTCGCTTTATATTGCGTCGGGCGGTATAATGATCTCTATCGACAAGCAATCTACTCCGCTAGCCAATGTAACACTCCTATTGATAGGGTCGGTGATCGCTAACTTTATAGGCACCACTGGAGCTTCGATGCTCCTCATTAGGCCTTTCATTCGGCTCAATAAAAACAACATAAAAGCCTACCATATCATTTTCTTCATCTTTATGGTGAGTAATGTGGGAGGATCACTCACGCCTATCGGTGACCCCCCATTGTTTTTGGGATTTCTGAAAGGAGTGCCCTTCTTCTGGACACTGCAACATAATTGGCCGGCTTGGATCATTGCCTTGGTTATTCTCGCAACGGCTTTCTATTTTATAGACAAAAAGCTTGGGCGGGCAGCGAATGACGAGGAAATCGAAGAAACCCCTTCCTACACCAATAAGATTTCACTGATCGGTTCCAGAAATTTTCTTTGGTTATTGGTAGTGATCATCTCCGTATTTCTGGATCCCAACGTCCTTGACTGGGTACCTGCCATCGTTTATGACGGCACCAAATTCTCCTTTATCAGAGAAACCATCATGTTTTCGGTAGCCTTTTTCTCCTATAAGTTTGCAGATAAAAGGGCCATAAAGGGCAATGAATTTAACTTCGAACCTATCAGGGAAGTAGCCTTTATATTCATAGGGATTTTTGGCACCATGATGCCAGCGCTAGAGCTGGTAGGCAACTTTGCCAAATCCCCCGCTGGCGCGGAACTGATCACCCACAATAGCCTCTACTGGGGAACAGGCTTGCTTTCGGGATTCTTGGATAACGCCCCCACTTACCTCAACTTCCTTGCAGCGGCAATGGCCTCCAGGGGAGCTACTATTTCCAATGTAGACATGGTAAGACAGTTTGCCATGGACGGTTACCATGATTCAGCTTTTCAGCTAATGGCGATCTCCATTGCCTCTGTGTTCTTCGGCGCCATGACCTATATTGGTAACGGACCTAACTTTATGGTAAAGTCAATTGCGGAGCAATCAGGTATCAAAATGCCTTCTTTCTTTGGCTACATCATTCGGTTTTCAATACCGATTCTCTTACCGGTACTGATCATCACTTGGCTGATTTTCTTTGCTTTCGTATAA
- a CDS encoding tRNA-binding protein: MQTIQFSDFQKVEIRIGTIVSAEIFKEAKKPAYKLQVDLGKLGIKKSSAQITEYYKAEDLPGKQVICICNFPPKQIANIMSEVLVTGFHDENGHVSLATTDLKVPDGTKLS; this comes from the coding sequence ATGCAAACGATTCAGTTTTCTGATTTTCAAAAGGTTGAAATAAGAATAGGCACCATTGTCAGTGCTGAAATTTTCAAAGAGGCCAAAAAACCAGCTTATAAACTTCAGGTCGACCTCGGAAAATTGGGGATAAAAAAATCCTCCGCCCAAATCACCGAATATTACAAGGCAGAAGATTTGCCGGGTAAACAGGTCATTTGTATCTGTAATTTTCCTCCCAAACAAATCGCCAACATAATGTCCGAAGTGTTAGTGACTGGGTTTCATGATGAAAACGGTCATGTTTCCCTCGCCACCACTGACCTGAAGGTTCCCGATGGCACTAAATTATCCTAA
- a CDS encoding bifunctional UDP-N-acetylmuramoyl-tripeptide:D-alanyl-D-alanine ligase/alanine racemase, whose protein sequence is MVKSLTFQQLTLITQGQTVLQDREDQPVRYISTDSRKIIHGQQTLFIALKGFKVDGHDYLKDAYEKGVRLFIVQKPLLLNQFPGIAVLQVNDGLKALQAIAKWNRKQFGGTVIGITGSNGKTIIKEWLGQVLASKFALAKSPKSYNSQTGVPLSIFGIEEYHKAAIIEAGISQVGEMARLERIIQPDIGILTNIGTAHAEGFSSQEQKLKEKIKLFNDAQLIIYRKDHPLIHRILQEHFAPSRLVAWSEYAGADYTLSIKKNNNGSKITLIKPDLGIFTFHSPFTDEASLENLRHTMVASLVLGLPEPEIQQVIPGLNTVEMRLTLKSGIHQCLLIDDTYNNDLAGLDIALEFMNTQRPKKRKILMLSDLLQAGKKEDVYNNVRALVRHYQVDMLLGVGQEISQLEENPPCESHFYQDTDQLLEALGTLSFQDDLILIKGARMYRFEQIVDALQERLHGTVLEINLNALRRNFTFYKSQLKPSTKVMIMVKAFAYGGGATEIAHHLQQLNADYLAVAYTDEGVSLRQEQINLPIMVLNPAPESFGNLVKYQLEPVVYSLSFFRQLGAYCHSNHTSLKIHLDLDTGMHRLGFGETDLEALREMITAYPSLKVASMYTHLAGADEADHEEYTKRQLSLFEAMCKTVKGFLGYSPLVHALNSAGIVRYPDFQMDMVRLGIGLYGVEVNGLHQEALQPVSVLKTTISQLKSLKKGETVGYGRKGVMASDGQIATIAIGYADGYDRRFSNGKGQVLIHGKKAAVIGNVCMDMTMIEVTGMDVHEGDEVIIYGEGLSLKEQATAIGTIPYELLTNISSRVKRVYFMD, encoded by the coding sequence ATGGTAAAAAGCCTCACGTTTCAGCAATTGACCCTTATCACCCAAGGCCAAACCGTCCTGCAAGACAGAGAAGACCAGCCTGTCAGGTACATCAGTACAGATTCCAGAAAGATCATTCATGGCCAGCAGACGCTGTTTATTGCCTTAAAGGGATTTAAGGTTGATGGCCATGATTATCTAAAAGATGCCTACGAAAAAGGGGTGCGGCTCTTTATTGTACAAAAACCGCTACTGCTCAATCAATTTCCGGGGATTGCGGTCTTGCAGGTAAATGACGGTCTGAAGGCATTACAGGCCATTGCCAAATGGAATCGAAAGCAATTTGGGGGTACTGTCATAGGCATTACTGGCAGTAATGGCAAAACGATCATAAAGGAATGGCTCGGGCAGGTGCTGGCGAGTAAATTTGCGCTTGCAAAAAGCCCCAAAAGCTATAACAGCCAGACGGGAGTGCCGCTCTCGATATTTGGAATCGAAGAGTATCATAAAGCTGCCATTATCGAAGCTGGTATATCACAAGTGGGCGAAATGGCAAGACTCGAACGTATCATCCAACCGGATATCGGCATTCTGACCAATATCGGCACTGCACATGCGGAAGGTTTTTCCAGCCAAGAGCAAAAACTAAAGGAAAAAATAAAGCTTTTCAATGATGCCCAACTGATCATTTACAGAAAGGACCACCCACTCATCCACCGCATTTTACAAGAGCATTTTGCTCCCTCAAGGCTGGTAGCGTGGTCCGAATACGCTGGTGCTGACTATACACTGTCCATCAAAAAAAACAACAATGGAAGCAAAATCACATTGATCAAGCCTGACCTGGGCATTTTCACCTTCCACAGTCCCTTCACGGACGAAGCATCATTAGAAAATCTGCGACATACAATGGTGGCCAGCTTGGTACTGGGGCTGCCTGAACCGGAAATCCAGCAGGTCATTCCTGGGCTAAACACTGTGGAAATGCGGCTTACGCTCAAGTCAGGAATCCACCAATGCCTCCTTATCGATGACACCTACAATAATGACTTGGCTGGACTCGATATAGCACTGGAGTTCATGAATACCCAACGGCCCAAAAAGAGAAAAATACTGATGCTCTCCGACCTATTGCAGGCAGGAAAAAAAGAAGATGTCTACAATAATGTCAGGGCACTGGTCAGGCATTACCAAGTGGACATGTTGCTGGGCGTGGGACAGGAAATCAGCCAGTTGGAAGAAAATCCACCATGCGAGAGCCATTTTTATCAGGACACCGATCAGCTTTTGGAAGCTTTGGGCACGCTATCATTTCAGGATGACCTGATCTTGATCAAGGGAGCGAGGATGTACCGGTTTGAGCAAATTGTGGATGCGCTGCAAGAGCGCCTTCACGGTACTGTACTAGAGATTAACCTGAATGCACTCAGAAGAAATTTTACTTTCTACAAAAGTCAATTGAAGCCATCTACCAAGGTAATGATCATGGTAAAGGCTTTTGCCTATGGAGGTGGAGCCACCGAAATAGCCCACCACCTACAACAGCTCAATGCGGACTACTTAGCTGTAGCCTATACAGATGAAGGTGTCAGCTTACGTCAAGAACAGATTAACCTGCCGATCATGGTGCTCAATCCTGCACCAGAATCTTTTGGCAACCTCGTAAAGTACCAGCTCGAACCGGTGGTATATAGCCTGAGCTTCTTTAGGCAACTGGGAGCCTATTGCCATTCCAATCATACCAGCCTAAAAATCCACCTTGACCTGGACACGGGAATGCACAGATTAGGGTTTGGAGAAACCGACTTGGAAGCCTTAAGGGAAATGATCACAGCCTACCCGTCCTTGAAAGTGGCCAGTATGTACACTCATCTGGCCGGTGCTGATGAAGCCGACCACGAAGAATACACCAAGCGCCAACTGTCCCTATTCGAAGCCATGTGCAAGACGGTCAAAGGTTTTCTGGGCTATTCCCCTTTGGTACATGCGCTAAACTCAGCGGGCATTGTCCGCTATCCGGATTTTCAAATGGACATGGTAAGGCTGGGAATAGGCCTGTATGGCGTAGAAGTCAACGGCCTCCACCAAGAAGCACTCCAGCCGGTAAGTGTGCTGAAGACTACCATCTCACAACTCAAATCGCTCAAGAAAGGTGAAACGGTAGGTTATGGCCGGAAAGGAGTGATGGCCAGTGATGGCCAGATCGCCACTATTGCCATCGGATATGCAGATGGCTACGACAGAAGATTCAGCAACGGTAAAGGCCAAGTGCTTATCCATGGAAAAAAAGCCGCCGTGATCGGGAATGTATGTATGGACATGACCATGATAGAGGTCACCGGAATGGATGTCCACGAAGGGGATGAAGTCATCATCTATGGAGAAGGATTGTCCCTGAAAGAACAGGCTACTGCCATTGGCACTATTCCCTATGAGCTACTGACCAACATCAGCAGTAGGGTAAAGCGGGTTTATTTTATGGATTGA
- the wecB gene encoding non-hydrolyzing UDP-N-acetylglucosamine 2-epimerase, producing the protein MLQITLIAGARPNFMKIAPIIHAIQGWQKSGHSIQYRLVHTGQHYDRKMSGDFFEQLDIPDPDVNLGAGGGSQAEQTAAIMVGFEKELVANRPDVVLVVGDVTSTLACSITAKKLLVPVVHVEGGIRSGDLSMPEEINRMVTDSITDHFFTTSALANENLKKAGVEGHRIHFVGNTMIDTLLSQQPKFKRPSGEVFNGLQANAYFVLTLHRPANVDEEAKLKATMEAILEGTGGMPVLFPVHPRTAKILKNIGVQHPNLHYLEPLSYLEFNYLVKHAKGVITDSGGITEEASVMNVPCLTLRDNTERPETIELGTNELVGTDPSKLKPYLEKILSGEWKQYQGIPQWDGHTAERIVNILVEIYGQS; encoded by the coding sequence ATGCTTCAAATCACATTGATCGCCGGGGCCAGGCCAAACTTCATGAAGATAGCACCGATCATACATGCGATCCAAGGTTGGCAAAAATCCGGCCATTCCATCCAATATAGGTTGGTCCATACTGGTCAGCACTATGATCGCAAGATGTCCGGTGACTTTTTTGAACAGTTGGACATCCCGGATCCGGATGTCAACTTGGGTGCAGGAGGAGGTAGCCAAGCCGAACAGACGGCTGCCATTATGGTAGGTTTTGAAAAAGAGCTGGTGGCCAATCGCCCTGATGTGGTATTGGTAGTGGGAGATGTGACTTCTACCCTTGCCTGTAGCATCACTGCCAAAAAGCTGCTGGTACCAGTAGTCCACGTAGAAGGCGGTATCCGCTCCGGTGACCTTAGTATGCCTGAGGAAATCAATAGAATGGTTACTGATAGCATTACTGATCACTTTTTTACTACCTCTGCTCTGGCCAATGAAAACCTCAAAAAAGCTGGTGTGGAAGGTCATCGTATCCATTTTGTCGGCAACACCATGATCGACACGTTGCTCAGCCAACAGCCAAAATTCAAACGACCATCCGGAGAAGTTTTCAACGGCCTTCAGGCCAATGCTTATTTTGTGCTGACACTTCATCGACCTGCCAATGTAGATGAGGAAGCTAAATTGAAAGCGACAATGGAGGCGATTTTGGAAGGTACTGGAGGAATGCCTGTGCTTTTTCCTGTTCATCCCAGGACGGCGAAGATCCTAAAAAATATCGGCGTACAGCATCCAAACCTCCATTATCTGGAGCCACTTTCTTACTTGGAGTTCAATTACCTCGTCAAGCATGCCAAAGGGGTCATTACTGACTCTGGTGGGATCACCGAAGAGGCTTCTGTCATGAACGTTCCTTGCCTGACACTCAGGGACAATACCGAAAGGCCCGAAACCATTGAGCTAGGTACCAATGAACTTGTGGGCACTGACCCTAGCAAGCTTAAGCCCTATTTGGAAAAAATCCTGTCGGGCGAATGGAAACAATACCAGGGGATTCCACAATGGGATGGCCACACTGCAGAAAGAATAGTCAACATCCTCGTTGAAATCTATGGTCAATCATGA